Proteins from one Acropora muricata isolate sample 2 chromosome 9, ASM3666990v1, whole genome shotgun sequence genomic window:
- the LOC136928420 gene encoding origin recognition complex subunit 6-like — protein MEDEGLQKVSKRLGITSRDILEKAAEFQRLLEVRNCSLPLTSMAKPVICLEIAAHSSQVPVDKRVAIRLSGMNKKSYIDAFKIIECLLEQQKEFTISDLAVQFGCMEASNLGQRIYESYKKDVVQDLEEMSQSIFVGTALYTACRHQKIKIDKTKLLNALGAKRSTFDSLHKKMEKIIPSLESVEHNKKTSKRGHSLLDKVNEIVEDQAYSLKQKKTGEDDSGTEDIEYEKWKQRIIESATKALSAEMTSKETTNS, from the exons ATGGAAGACGAAGGGCTGCAAAAAGTCTCTAAACGACTCGGGATTACCTCAAGAGATATTTTGGAAAAAGCTGCCGAATTTCAACGTCTGTTGGAAGTTCGCAACTGTTCCTTGCCATTAACAAGCATGGCAAAGCCAGTTATTTGCCTCGAAATTGCTGCACACAGTTCACAAGTTCCAGTGGACAAG AGGGTGGCAATTCGACTTTCTGGAATGAATAAGAAGTCATACATAGATGCCTTTAAAATAATCGAATGCTTGTTGGAGCAACAGAAGGAATTTACCATATCAGATCTTGCTGTGCAGTTTGGGTGTATGGAGGCTTCTAATCTGGGTCAACGAATATATGAAAG TTACAAGAAAGATGTTGTTCAAGATTTGGAGGAAATGAGCCAGTCAATCTTTGTGGGAACTGCCCTGTACACTGCTTGTAG gcatcaaaagataaaaatagatAAGACAAAATTATTGAATGCTCTTGGTGCCAAGAGATCAACCTTTGACAGTCTTCACAAGAAGATGGAGAAAATCATCCCCTCTTTGGAATCCG ttgaGCACAATAAAAAGACCTCAAAAAGAGGCCACAGTCTTCTGGACAAAGTAAATGAAATAGTAGAAG ACCAAGCTTATTcgttgaaacaaaaaaagactggcGAAGATGATTCAGGCACTGAAGATATCGAATATGAAAAGTGGAAACAAAGAATTATCGAATCTGCAACAAAAGCTTTATCAGCGGAAATGACATCCAAAGAAACCACGAACTCATAG